A genomic window from Fusarium oxysporum Fo47 chromosome VIII, complete sequence includes:
- a CDS encoding acyl-CoA N-acyltransferase, which produces MSSITIRPATIDDSDSIANIHYEALQFYHDFYAAFFQLHPRDLIPLATRNALQNPGQQHFLVAEQAGKTVGFVRYKEVFKDKKPNSNAKPTASVWTVKKHMEELWAWFNERSEEIDASKEKAVDGKDHIEVMHLMVHPDHQRKGIGGLLLQSVTEKADTANVPTLIVSSVEGHGLYRKHGFESLGTWTVDNEEWAHKIAEHEKAIGYTDGVIDIEDKYRGIREVEDSMIRQPSIRVA; this is translated from the exons ATGTCATCTATAACAATCCGCCCCGCCACAATCGATGACAGCGACTCAATCGCAAACATCCACTACGAAGCACTACAGTTCTACCACGACTTCTACGCcgccttcttccagctccaTCCCCGCGATCTAATCCCCCTCGCGACAAGAAACGCCCTGCAGAATCCGGGGCAGCAGCACTTCTTGGTAGCTGAGCAGGCGGGGAAGACAGTCGGGTTTGTGCGCTATAAAGAAGTCTTTAAAGACAAAAAGCCGAACTCGAACGCGAAGCCCACGGCGTCAGTATGGACGGTTAAAAAACACATGGAGGAACTATGGGCTTGGTTTAATGAGAGAAGTGAAGAGATTGATGCATCCAAAGAAAAAGCCGTTGATGGGAAAGATCATATTG AGGTGATGCATCTCATGGTCCACCCAGACCATCAACGGAAAGGCATCGGGGGCCTATTGCTCCAATCCGTTACCGAAAAAGCCGACACCGCTAATGTCCCAACGCTGATCGTATCCTCCGTCGAGGGCCACGGCCTCTACAGAAAGCACGGCTTCGAGTCGCTGGGCACATGGACAGTCGACAACGAGGAATGGGCGCATAAGATCGCGGAGCACGAAAAGGCGATCGGATATACAGACGGAGTTATCGACATCGAGGACAAGTACAGAGGGATACGCGAGGTCGAAGATAGCATGATCCGGCAGCCCAGCATCCGTGTTGCATGA